A segment of the Carya illinoinensis cultivar Pawnee chromosome 1, C.illinoinensisPawnee_v1, whole genome shotgun sequence genome:
GTTTGGAGGAAGGAAAAATGATTGTGTGACAAATTCTGTGTAGGTCTTCTGAAAAATCAAtgagattcacataaaaaaaggGTTTTACCTACTTTCATAAGATCGGTAAGACTTGGACACCAAAACCTGTATGCAAGATTACCTAAACCTAAATTCGTATGtaatattattctaaaaatgattaaattgaGTAGTAAAATGATCAAAATTCTAGAATTAGGAGGTGGCTTTAAATTGGGTTCAACCTTCATTTGAATTAGGATGTTTAATgttgattattaaaaaagaattgaaTGATAGATCAATGATTCAATGAAGTGAAGTGCCATGATCAATCTTGGAAGTACAATGGGTTATTTTTACTATTCCTCTCAacccatctcatttcatctaatttaattattacaattttttaaacttctcacaaaaataaaataaacaattcaactttttaaatttttaaaataaaaataatattaaaaatatattttaataatattttatttaacttttaactttaatattaactcatcttatctaaaaAAACAAACTAGCCTAAAGATTTTTGTTTGATAgaaaaatttccttttaaaaaaataagcaaacaaATGGTGTGTTTTTTTCACTGACGCCTTGTACGATTGATAATAGATACGgcatagaaaaattttatataccatatcattatctcatttttatttcattaaataagatataatatatttattataattaaataattatttattatatatttatttattattaaataataataaatacatcatattatatataataaaatacgaATAAGATGATGGtactgtatatagcattgccCTACGGCATATCAATCTCTCTCGAGTCCTCGACCACTGTTTGTTTCGTTCCACGCTTTCCGCTTTCTGAACAATGGAGCTCGCTGCGCCTCCTCGTCTTGTATACTGTCCCAACTCATCTCTGCTGCCAAAACATAGTGTTAAGGTTTCTCAGAGACCACTCGCTTCCACTCCCACCTCTTTTGCTGAACACCCGTCTTTCTCTCTAAATAGTGGCCTACTCCTGAGGACGTCTCGGTACCCACACAGACTGGTTGCCCGCGCTGCGTCGGTCGCTGATAATGGCTCGACGATTACAGCTTCTCCTAGCGGCgcaggttaaaaaaaaatgacccTAATTTTGCTTCTCTGGGTTGGTTTTTCCCTTAATTAGGCtccttcttgtttttttttttaataggttgCCTTTTTGAATTCTTACTGTTTATTTGTCAGGGGTTCGGATTTGTGAGGTCAAAAGGGTCACAAAGGAGACTAATGTAGCGGTCAAAATAAACTTGGATGGTTCGGGGGTTGCTGAAAATAATACTGGGATTCCATTCCTTGATCATATGTTGGATGTTAGTGATTTCTCCTTCAAAAATTGCTTTAATTTTGTCAATTTATTAACTTTGTTGGTTTCTCAATCTGGGTTTGGCTGCTTTTAGCTGTAGATCACAAtttcagtatttatttttacaCGTTATTTTTCTTCCGAGTCGATTATGTAGCTCGGTTGGTAAGGTATATGCCAATTACCTGGATCAGGAAAACACAATTAAAAGGACTTTCACTTGAGatgtattccttttttttttttgtgattttattgTGCAATATTCGAGTATGACGTGCTGTTTGATGATTGTATCTATTTGTTTTACATTAGCAACTTGCGTCGCATGGGCTGTTCGATGTGCATGTGAAGGCTACCGGGGACATCCACATTGACGATCATCACACAAATGAAGATGTTGCTCTTGCCATTGGAACGGTACTGGAAAGAAATTTACACCTTATGGTTTCTCGTGGTGTGATGCAAAATTTGAGGCAGCCCCTAGTGTGCGTGCGTTTGTGTTTTATCTagcatttgaaaataaaatatatgtttatttgaTGGCATTCAAAGAGGCCTATTTGTTTCCataattttagtcatttaacCAATTTTACATCTAGTCTTATTATCGATTTGAATTAGTTTTGCTTATGTATTAATGCTTAGCTGAGAATGTCACATAAACGTAATGGACTGGTCATTGTTGGTTAATTCTACTTGGTCTGCAGGCTTTTTTGCAGGCACTTGGGGATAGGAGAGGAATAAATCGTTTTGGTGACTTCTCCGCTCCTCTTGATGAAGCACTAGTACATGTTGTGCTGGTAGGTTCAGCTCAATCTTTCATATAAAGTAATTAGATATTGGGTTTTTTTGTACTGAAAAACTTCACCGATGTTAAGGCCTTGGTGTTGGTATGTGAAATAATTGCTTACTTTAGGACATTGTCTGTTCAGGATTTATCAGGCCGACCACATTTAGGTTATGATCTGCAAATACCTACTCAGAGAGTTGGAGCATATGACACTCAGGTaggacttttaaaaaaaaaatacttgcaCACCAAAATTTTTTATGCCTCCTTTTTCTTATTCATCTCTATAGCAGTGGTAGAACTCCCTGCTGAGAGATATTGACAATATCGACATGATGTGACATCATGTGCACCTTTGgagattttcttcaattttatgTAGTTTAGCTATTGTTCTTTCACCTTAATCTTAAAAACTGTTACTTGAGGAGataatttgttttgaattttttttatttgtagttGGTGGAGCACTTTTTCCAGTCACTGGTGAATACTTCTGGCATGACACTTCACATACGCCAGGTAAAAATACTCAGAACTTCTTAACTTTGTTATCTCGTATAAAATATCCACCTGAACGCGACAAGAAGCTATCAGTGTTAAATTGTccaactatgcttgattgtttaGATTCTTTGAACAAAAACATGAAGTTTACTGGAAATGCCATTTTCTTGCACTTTTTATTTGGCTGactgtatatataaaatatccaCCTGAACGCGACAAGAAGCTATCAGTGTTAAATTGTccaactatgcttgattgtttaGATTCTTTGAACAAAAACATGAAGTTTACTGGAAATGCCATTTTCTTGCACTTTTTATTTGGCTGACTGTATattcttatttaatttcttatgcAAGTAggtgtttaaattttattttgaggtttttatcttttctattttttacaaCTCAATTTTGTACTTGTGAAAAAAAGAAACCATATAGAGAAGCTCtgccaaaaaataaacaaacaaacaaatgaaggaaagaaagagaaaacgagTAATGGAAAGCAGCTCCAGAGTTCACAACATATAAGAATATGAAAATCGGCAACAACCATGTTGATCTTTTCATTccagttttatattttgaacAGTATGTTGATTTCGGTTGACAACAGCTTGCTGGAAGAAATTCGCACCATATAATTGAAGCAACCTTCAAAGCTTTTGCAAGAGCTCTTCGACAAGCAACAGAATATGACCTACGTCGCCATGGGACTGTTCCAAGGTTTGTTATTGTCtcattaaatttaaatacaCAACATTATTGCCAGTGGTCTTTGAACGAAGTAGAATCtaacacaccccccccccccccccccccccccaaaaaaaaatatagggtGAGGTTACAGGTTCAATCCATTGACTCCCAAGATTctactctatttttttatacatatttttttatttcttgatgTCAGAGCTAGTTGCTTACTCTAAAGACATTTCCTTGGTTCATCGCATTCGGGATGTTACTTCCAAATATTCTTTACTATTATCTAAATCCTCCACAATACTTCTTAAGGTGGGGGGTTCTTGGAAGTTTCTGACCTTTTGCTTCATTGTATCTGTGTAAGAAACTCATTAAGAATTGTGTGAAACTTTagtcattttcagttttattacTGATCTACAGTCATACTACTGCCATGAATCCTTTTGTATGGTGTGGTGAATTCTTTGGAAATTTGTACTCTTAATCTAGGTATTGAATATTAACCCACTCTAAATACATCTTGCATTTGGTTGTGCAGTTCAAAAGGCGTGCTCTCACGTTCATGATTTTTCATTATGATCATGCTAAAGGTGGATAA
Coding sequences within it:
- the LOC122275290 gene encoding imidazoleglycerol-phosphate dehydratase 1, chloroplastic, which codes for MELAAPPRLVYCPNSSLLPKHSVKVSQRPLASTPTSFAEHPSFSLNSGLLLRTSRYPHRLVARAASVADNGSTITASPSGAGVRICEVKRVTKETNVAVKINLDGSGVAENNTGIPFLDHMLDQLASHGLFDVHVKATGDIHIDDHHTNEDVALAIGTAFLQALGDRRGINRFGDFSAPLDEALVHVVLDLSGRPHLGYDLQIPTQRVGAYDTQLVEHFFQSLVNTSGMTLHIRQLAGRNSHHIIEATFKAFARALRQATEYDLRRHGTVPSSKGVLSRS